The following nucleotide sequence is from bacterium.
CCTCTATCTCGCCGACCGCGTCGAGCCACGCGGCGAGCGCCGAACCGCAGCGCTGCCGCCAGGCCTCGATCGCGGCCGCGCATTGGAGCGACCAGCACAGCAGGAAGGCGATCGGGGCGAAGAACTGGTTGCGACGCGCGTCGAGCAGGTCGACCAGGCGGCGCAGCCGCACGATCTCGGCGGCCGGCGGATCGCCGGCCGCCGAGAGAGCGGCGCGCAGGGCGACGAGACGCGGCGACGTGAAGGTCTCCGCCTCGAGCCGTCCGAGCAGCGCCGCCACGAGCGGCAGCTCGCGTCCGGGCCGATCGACGGCCGCCACCACGGCGGCGACGCGTCTCCGTACGGCGACGGCCAGCACCGCTTCCGCCGCGATCACGGCGAGCAGCGGCCGCGCGTCGCCCATGAGCCAGACGACGACCGCGCCGACCGCGAGCAGCGCCGCCGACGCGGCGACCCACCGCTCCCAGGCGGCGAAGACGATCGCCGGCGCGGACGCCCACGTCCGCAGCGCCGTCGGATCGACGCCGCGTCGCACGTCGCCGCCGAGCACGGCGAGGTCCTCGCGCAGGTCGAGGCGGTCGCGCAGCTCGCCGATCGCCGCGTGGCGCGGGCGCACGTCCGCCGGGTCCGACGGCGCGGCGAGCCAGCGGGCCAGGGTCGCCTCGCCGGCCGGCGTCCGGGCCGTGCAGAGGCGCTCGAAGAGCGAGCCCGCCCCGAAGACGTCGAGATCGTCGGCATAGGGATGCTCGGGATCGCGGAAGCGGTCGCCGCTCGTGCCGCCGCCCGGCCAGGTGCCGTCGAGACAGGCGAGGCCGCGTGCCCAGTGCACCGCGGCGCGCTGCGCCCGCTCGCGCGCCGCCGTCGCGCCCCACTGCCGGAGCACCAGGGCGGCGAACGCCGCCAGCGGCACGCCGACGCTCCACGCCGGCAGCACGTGCCGGCCGAACGCCATCCAGGTCACGATCCCTGCGGCGACGAGGCAGGCGAAGCGCGCCCACCCGAGCCGCTCGTCGCGGCGGTCGGCGGTCTCCGCCTCGGCGCGCCGCGCGGCGAGCCGCTCCGCATACGTCTTCGCCGGCCCGACCTGCACGTCCGTCATCGTCGCCCGCGCGCTTACCTGGCGCTGCGCCGCAGCGCCACCGAGGCGCTCAACGAAGGAGCCGCGCGAGGCGCCACGCCGGCGCCCACGCCAGCGCCGCGATCGCGGCCTCGAGCCCGAAGAGGGCCGCCGTGCCAATGCGGTCGACGAGCAGCCCCGCGAGCGCGAACCCGGCGCTGCCGCCGAGCCCGAAGCCGACGAAGCCGTAGAGACCCTGCCCACTCGTGCTGCTCGCCGCCGGCACGAGCCGCGGCAGCAGCAGCATGGTCGCCAGGTGGAATACGGAGAA
It contains:
- a CDS encoding DNA mismatch repair protein MutS, whose amino-acid sequence is MTDVQVGPAKTYAERLAARRAEAETADRRDERLGWARFACLVAAGIVTWMAFGRHVLPAWSVGVPLAAFAALVLRQWGATAARERAQRAAVHWARGLACLDGTWPGGGTSGDRFRDPEHPYADDLDVFGAGSLFERLCTARTPAGEATLARWLAAPSDPADVRPRHAAIGELRDRLDLREDLAVLGGDVRRGVDPTALRTWASAPAIVFAAWERWVAASAALLAVGAVVVWLMGDARPLLAVIAAEAVLAVAVRRRVAAVVAAVDRPGRELPLVAALLGRLEAETFTSPRLVALRAALSAAGDPPAAEIVRLRRLVDLLDARRNQFFAPIAFLLCWSLQCAAAIEAWRQRCGSALAAWLDAVGEIEALMALAAFAFEHPDLPYPELLDDGRVLDGEGLVHPLLARDAVANDVRLGAAPRVLVVSGSNMSGKSTLLRTVGMAVVLAQAGAPVPARSLRLSPLALGASIRVQDSLRDGRSRFYAEITRLKQLVDLAAGPRPLCFLLDEVLHGTNSHDRAIGAEAVVRTFVARGAIGLVTTHDLTLAKVADALSPLARNVHFIDDLAGAQLHFDYRLRDGVVTKSNALALMRAVGLDV